The Malus sylvestris chromosome 8, drMalSylv7.2, whole genome shotgun sequence genomic interval TTAACCAACTCAATGGCTTGCATGTTTTGGTTCTACAAGCctccaaaaaatttaaattagggTTGTTATAAGATCGCGTTGGAGGAAGAATGATTAATACAATAAACAAACAGATCATGTTTCACAAGAGTCCAAAAGTCCTCCAATATTTTAGGGTTGTGCCTCCATTGTTGcgtgtcatatatatatatatatatatatacttgcaCAATGTGTTGCTTGCGTTAATACATCAAAACAAAATGAAGCAGCATGGCATGATTGGCACCATTAATCATGCCTTCCAAATGAAGTTCTCCATTTTTTCTGTAATCATCTTTCTCCTCATCCTCTCTGCCGCCATGGAAATCGAAGGTTCGAGGTCTCTCGTAGATAAGCTGATATCTTCTAGTAGTTCAATTAGTAGCAGGTTGAAGATAGTGAAAGCATACTCTGGTCCTAGTAGGAGAGGGGCTGGCCATGCTTTTCTGCATGTTAATCTGTCTCCTAGAGCTCCAGTCAAGAAGTTGACCACGGCTAAAGTATTTTCTGGTCCGGCTAAAGGCGGGGTTGGCCACTAGATCATCAAATAACTCACCGTGCTGCAATTGCCCCGATGGATCATCatacttttctttttaatttgaaattttattcagAGTTTCCatctttcaagttttttttttgtttctgttgAGCAACATTTGGCAGTTGTTTGTGCAGAAATGCGCTCTTTTTACCGCTTACTCTTTTGGTCTCCTAAAATGTTGTTGGGATGGCAAGCTTGATGTTGTCTCCATGTCCATGTCCAAGTTAAATTAAAGTTTTTATTTCCCTCAAAACGAGAGAAGTAAACAAGGAGTGGTGGTTGTATGCGGGAAATAAGATTCGTGATGGCAAAAGTGAGGTTGTACTTGttggaaattttaaaaaataatgaggAGTGGGATACAATGAAAATGATCACTTCACTTTAATTTTAaggtagtgctattcacacacttattttacttttcacacacatctcttaattttcggccgtcaaaTCAAATGAGTTTAAGAAGATCAATgactaaaaattaataaaggtgTGTTAAacgtaaaaatgagtgtgtaaatagctctttcttaattttagCATGCATGTAATATTTCACAAGTTTCCTTCCAAAGTTTGTTTGCAATACTTACAAACTTGCATTCCTTCACGGGGAATGCACATATCCCACCCTTTATGAATAACATATATTCAccatataaattttataatcaGAACTGTTAAATTTCTTAATCTTATTTGAAAATCATTTCTAGCAAAAACATTATTTGAATTAGATATCGTTTAGCAGTCCAAAATTGTGTGGAGCAAATTGACCGTATGAATACCAAgtaacatattcaagatgaatcCTCTATTTATCTGATACATGGGATGACTAAACGATATCCAATTTGCATAATTTTTTGTAGGAATGATCTCCAAATAAGATTAAGAAATCGAACAATTCCGATTATAAATTTCTACAATTATGATCCGTTATTTGCAAGTAAAGAAATGAGTCAATCCCCTGTTTGGGTTGGGCCGTTGGGCCTTGTGACAACTAACTTGGAGATGGTAATAGGATCTCAAGTAGTGTTAGAATCTTGCAATTGAGTTGGGCTTCTACCTAAATTTATCAATTGGGCTTGGTTTTGTACCCGGTAAAGTCGACTGTGAGCAATGAGGATCGGTCAAATGCTTTGTACAGCCAGGTAGAAAAGGTTTAGTGCAAAATAACAATTGGTCTGTGAGTTTTCTCCAGCATAGTaagctttttattttaattaaaacgaTAATACGGAGGGAATTCGGGCTTGGATGTAAGAGAAGAAGCAATTCTCTAGCCAATAAAGATACTCCGACGTCCACATTAAAtctgataattttttacacgaTCTGTTAATTCGATTCgtaaacgacacgaaaataattagtttttgatcaacacgataactaatcggatTATTATCGGGTGACACGATAAGAACCCTTTAATAATGGATTCTTAACAGGCTTACACAAGGTGACACCCGGTAACTTGTTTCGACAtgttaagaaaaaagttatttcaatgattttaattttttaaactactaaaaaaaacttactataaaatacaatggtcattgtgtatatatataattgtatattaaatatgtattattatattattattctatataaattaaaattttaaacattatttatttatttttatagtataattataaaacacattaaaaataaaagtatcagatattttaaaaataccaaacgtattaaaaaaattacaataattaattttaaagCGCGAACAAtgtgaaaaaatatgcaaaGGCTCGTGATTGCATCATCTACGCTTAGAGTATGGGTATAtcgtcgtttgaatttttaaaaccatacaaacccttaggaatagtatttttaagggagttcaaaataaataaaattcataatcattaatgcaCAAGTCtaaaaaatgtgaaagcatatataaacatgCAAGGTTCATCAACCTTGAAACGCAACTCTCTTCATTTTGGATATCCTTGAACATTTGGTTTTTATAGTAATGTACTAGGTTTGACTCTTGGCCATGAAAGCAAACTAATTTGGACCCCATCACTTGGTACTTAGTTGTTTTTAtttggagtaattaggttttcatccttatttttactactctattgattaaaaccttattacttttcaatttttgatcaaggtcctttgtattaataatatcattaattatttcaataataaaatattttttatttctaaatatattcatttaatattaaaaatgttacaattagtatatttatatttatggctaaactttttatcatatatttttatttttagtttgtacccattttttatttgcaacccttttttaatttgtaccaattttcctttcaattttaatttgtacccatatattaatttctttttgtgcccatattttttaaagttttatttgtattgtacccatatttttttatttatttgtacccatttttatttttgctaaatgtacccattttgaagaatgtacccatgttttgatacaataattttttggttattttttatgaatgtacccatgtttacacacagacacacacaatagtatatttatattttaatatttttaatcccacaaattatggttttttatttaaaatctcattactataaacaactataaattttaatttttaatttaaaaaatatagtaacgtacatagaaataaattatcaattaattttagggacttggatcaaaaattgaaaaacaacaaggtttcagtcaaagattgttcataactagggaccgcatctaaagtctccctttttattttttaacaatcgATATTATCTGTACTAAGGAAAAATGGTGGATTTAGTCTCaaaatgagctagtaataaagtagttcaaattcgcctttggcgagaattaaacttaagacctatcacttacaagtaaagatgaaTATCATTGTGACGTAGTTCTAGTAGCAGTACTTGGATGTTTTTAATTCTCACGTTTCAACCTTTATTTCTGAGTAACCGATAAATTTTGGGGTTTTAACTAATTGGGTAGTGCCAAATTCTTTGATGGAAGGGAGCTTGTCAGAGTTAGAAGTTTGGTAGTATGGTGGGAACGAGAAAGGGATTGATCAACATGAGTACTctgtttcgatttttttttccgCCTTTCTTTTGCTGTTTGCATACATGATTTTTGGTATTCTATGATACTTTGGCTCAAATATTTACAATTCTTCAAATGTTGAATGAAATGGTCTACTTAAACTAACTTattattttaactttgatttcGATTTCTATTAAATAAAGTAGAATTGAAAGGAAAGATGATATACCTGTTGGAAGGAGACaatgtatatttttatttttttaatagatgtaaagataaatttatatattgaaTTAAGTTTGTGAAGATAATTTAGATGGTAATTTGAATTTAAAGGGATATTGATAATTTAGTTGAAAATATTATAACCGTAAAGaataaatttgataaaaaaataaaattacataagttcaaataaaattttcatcgtAATAAACCTAATGGGAGGCATTAAAACATAGAAAAGATGAAGGAAACGGGATAAATATCGGGTTGACTTGGGCAAGAAAGTTGGGTGGGTACGTCAATTTCATAGGCGATTCTCAGCAAAAGATTTGCTCATTCGACCAAGCAAAGTGACCAACCAATAAAACAGCACAAAGGGTGGCGGAGGCAATGGCTGATTGGCTTCCCCTCCCGCCCTAACGCTCTCTGAGGTTTTCCATACATGACATGTTACAAGATGATGCATCATTTTGCCATATCTAAATACAAACTACgtcatttagtattacggtctggtAGTATTTTACTTCATTTGGAAATGAAatgtcttaggttcaaatctcatatatggcgaattcgataccaaattaggctactCATTGTGTAACTTTGCCGAACTCTTCCATtcctttaatgtaaaaatatcgatatactacaaaaaaaatacaaacctATGTTCCATTAGTAAAGGTAAAGCCAAGTCTACACGTGCAGTTGTCTAATTGATGCACATACCAAGTTAAACCAAAGCTTCTCACCGACTTTAGAGGATTATAAAACCTAACAAGGTTACTCCCAAAAATATTAGTATACGTATACGTAGACGTAGTTATCCTACCATAATgtcgtttaaaaaaaaatcttggcaAAATGTCTTCGAATTTCTGGGTGGAATTTAATGGTACCTGTCaatgttcttgttcttgttctggCTGCTAGATTTGATTTGTATGAATGTTTAGATATTCTTTGTCAATCTCACGGATTCATTTTCTGTTTCATTCAATATTAAATAGGATTAaaagaattttcaaattttcttacaACTATCTTAGAAGTTACATATGTATATGGACCAGAGTTTTACACATTTTGTGATACATTTTTGTTGCTCTCATTGCATAACTTTTTCCAAGAATTTGAGTTGTTTATATTTCAATCTTTCActcatagatcatctttgcaaaatattaaacaaatataaaatcaCTAAGACATTTATTTGTAGTTATAAAATAGACAGATACGGTTCTACAAAGAAACCTAAATTAATCCATCAGTCATATGTTTGTTGATTTAggtgatttttttgttaataacaTTTAAGAAAAGACATAAAAGATAATCAATTGAATCGTAGAAATATATTACCGAGTGAGCCCTGAAAAGTATGTGTCCCAGATCTTAACCTATATATTTGCAAGGCTTAAATGGCAAAATGGTTCATGTATTTTACTTTACTAGTCAATTTGGTCCTCAAGTTTTCAAATGGGCCAAATGGGCCCTGTGTTTATCTTCGTTAGTCAATTCTAGACAATGCGTTAAAAGATCATTAAAATTGACATGTGCTTTGCACGTGAGATGGTCATCTTAATCGTTTGATCTTGCATGGGTTTATAGTGAAGTTACATTTTTGTCCTCTTACTTACAAGGCACATGTCAATATAACGGTCATTTAACCGATTATCTAGAATTGACCATGGTAAACACCAATTTGGcaaaattaaaaacacaaagaCTAAAATGACTGGTAACCGATTATCTAGAATTGACTATGGTAAACACCAATTTGGCtaaattaaaaacacaaagaCTAAAATGATCGGTAAGGTAAGATACAAAGATCATTTTGACATTTAATCCCATGCGCAAATTACGACACAGTTTGCGACACGTTTTATattaatctaatttaatttttgttgttagCGCAGGAAACAACAGAAGCAAGCAGACAGAGAAAGAAACAAATTAGGCAGGTAAAAGAGAAAAAGCAGAGTAAAAAGAAGTGGGAGGAGCAGGACATATTCGTCAATACAGAGacagaaacccaaaaccaaaacaaggCGCATTCATTTCAGAAAATTGTCGTCTTCGAAAACGCACGGAAACAGGTCCCCACTGGgccacaccacacacacactccaCCCTCCTTATTACCCACCTCTTCTTTCCAGACATCCCACAGCTCATACAATTTGGCCTCTGGGTTTTCCGATTCCCAACCGAATCCTCCCGGAACTACTTAGAAACCCCCGAGTGGAAGCTATCGGTTCGAAGATTCGGACTGGTGGGTTGTAATCGTTCGATGAAGCGAGCATCATCGGGGGACGATTCGATGGCGGCGACGGAGAGCTTGGCGGATGTGAAGATGAAGAGGGTtaaggtggaggaggaggaggtggaggtggaggtggctGACTGCGTTGACATGGATGAGCTGAAAGGGGCGGGGTTTTCGAATCTGGACGACAATCTGATCTTCGAGGTGTTCAAGCACGTGGATGCGCGGACGTTGGGGATGGCGTCGTGCGTGAGCAAGCAGTGGCACAAGACGGCGGAGGATGAGCGGCTCTGGGAGCTGATATGCACCAGGCACTGGGCCAACACCGGCTGCGGCAGCCAGCAGCTGAGATCTGTGGTCCTCGCTCTCGGTGGGTTCCGGCGGCTTCACGCCCACTACATCTGGCGTCTCAGCAAGGCCTCCTCCTCCTCGAGCTCCGTCCCTTCTTTCTCGTCGGCGGCGTCCTCCTCTGATTCGCCTTGGGCGGCGGCTCCGGTGAAGCCGATGCTGAACCCGAAGCCGCCGAGCGCTCGGTGGGGAAAGGACGAGGTGAATCTGTCTCTCTCGCTTTTCTCGATTCGGTTTTACGAGAGGATGAACTACGCAAACAGAGGAAGATGATCAgaaattaaacccaaaataaaattatatatataattatatatctatatatttcGTAATTTCAGTTGGATTTTCCCTCTTTAGATTTGGGTTTTTTCCTCTAAATTTCCCTAAAAAATGGATCTGTAATTCTTGTTAAACTTTGAAGCTTTTTTGTGTAAATTAAGGTAATTTCTGAATCATTATGCACTGTAATTCCATAATTTGATGTATTGGAATTTGGGTTTGCTTCAATTTCTTGTTTGTTTCGGGGGATTTGGAGGAATTTTGGCGCTGGTGATTGTGATTGGCGGTCCGGAGATTCGATTGGCGAATACGAACAAACAGAAAGGGAAATCGGAGGAGGGTACGGTTGTAATAAAAGGCTTGGTTCTGGGCATTTGGCAGGTTCGCATGGGCGTGAATAGGAAAAGGACAAGAGGAATGAGTGTAGTAATAGGTTAGAAAATTGAGATGATCCGAACGGCAACTGGGAAGGACGAAGTTGTCGTATGTATTGGAAGTGCTCGTATTTCTTGGAGAATTGCCAGACTGCTTGCTGCCGCATTGGTTTCTGTTGTAATTTTTGCTTGCATTCTCAGAATGGGCATCTTGTTTTGTTTCAATAGATTATGTGTTCAATCTGAGAGATAGCCAAATCCAAGTAGTAGGGTTTCCAGTAAAATTTCGGAAATGGCCAAGGCTGTGGGAACGTAAAATACTCTGACAAACGAGAACACGCCACATTTTTTTATGAAGATCGTTGGTCAAATCCTAAGGGGCTAATGAGTTACAttcggacttggattgtctgccctccaatttctgtgccctcctgtttttgtgatcacggttaagccacgtcaacattttatattattatttatttttataaaaaaataatataaaatattgacgtggcttaactgtgaccacacaaaacaggagggcacgaggaGGGCACCTAAatgggagggcaaacaatccaagTCCGTTACATTCTCTACGGAAGTCCTCGACGCTCGCAATCAACAGGCGCTGGGACCCAATTCATTGCAAACGATCCAAGCCAATCGCCACACGACGTACTCAAACAACCATGATATATAATGGGCTTGCTTATTAATCTCTTAGCATGACAATACTCTCCAAAGCATATTCTAAGGGTCAAGGAATATTCTTCTATCAATGTGTAGACTATATAACACTTGGCTAACAAGTTCAACGAACCTGGATGTTAAGGTTAACTTCTCAGTTCTCGATAAATAGTCAAGGTCAACCACTTTATTTTGTTAATCAAGAACTCTCACTACACTCGTATTACTTCATACTGTCTTTTTGACTTAGGCATCAGAAGCGCTTTCACTAACACCACACCAGCATTAGTCTAACtttgtttctcttttctttttcttttttttttgtgtgtgtagaTTTTTGTAAATTTGCTCCCATAAATTTGttagggggggggggtttgcctggttcaattttcttttggtttttttggttcggtttttttttttttttttcggtttgattttatttggttcggttttgatttttttttttttataaaacttgatcattttttaatatggaatttaaaaaaagagGCTTGCATTGGTAgactaataataaataaatgggGAAAGTGGGAAGATAGTTGTACATATACAAGATCATATAAACCAATTCTATGCTATCAACAACCTTAATTGCAAAAAAAATGATCACCGTATCCATTCAAAAAGCAAACAAATAGATAAGCTCTTCCAAGTTCCAAAGCCTTCCAAAACTTTCCTCTATAACCAATGAAATATCCTCCCTAATTGAACCAAGTATGCTCCTTGAAAAAGCCCTAGGCTTAGTTTCAAACTTGGCAACAAAGTTTCACAAaaatgagcatacattcataaagtgtaaagggatttggttcggtttccgaACCTTCAAAACCTAAACCAAACCAATAAAGTTCCGGTTagtttggttttttctttttcgatttggtgtattttttttttcggtttcgatttGATGTTCAGGCTAGTTTTTTCCGGGTTTTGGtcttttgaacccacccctaaaatttgtttttggtttatGAGAATGTATGTTGCAAGAACCAGTAATGGATTCACCTTTTCAGAGCACCTGGTCAAAGATTGACAATTGTAAAAAAATTCAAGATGGTACAATCATACAATTTTAAAGTTAATAAGGAAGCAAACCCataaagtttttcttttttaataagaaagaagagaagttATGTCAATAGGCAAAATATAGGCAGATTGTTATATAATATTACAAAGGTTTGTGCACAAAATTTGGTAAATACTCTTGTAACTGGTAAAGATTCATTATACGGTATTTATAAAAGACATTTGACTAACTTTGTGCAAGGTAATTTTCATATGATGGGCCAACATTGTGTGTAAACAAGTGATTAGCgctatattaatatttttttatgaactatCCTAGTACTTATGCGCTTCTACAAATAGACATAAGCTCAAAAGCATAAACTTTTGCCCTATGGTGGAATGCATCAGACGTATGATGTGAGACTAACTTCGAGCCAGTGAGACAAAATATAGGGGTCTCTTTTGATTTTGTAAGTAGAGCCACATGACTTACGTGATCCGAGTGTTCGgacccaagaatttcttttttaatacaTAAATTTTCCCTTGCTAGTTGCACTATATGTTTAATAAACATTTATCACGTATGTATAAAGTGAGTCACCAGTCCAATAATATTTGCCACATGGCGAATCTCTACCTTCTAATATGAAGTGCATGGTCTGGGCATGTGGCAAATCTCTGGCTTCTAATATGAAGTGCATGGTATGGGCACATGGATAGGACATAGATATGAAACGTCAATTCTCAAGTTTGCAGAAGAAAATAACCTTGTACGTGCAAAGTTCTGTACTTTTACATGAAAAGGCATAAACCCTATCTGTGGATAAGCGATTACATGTTCCATTCCATGGGTACGTACTGCATAAAGACACAGAGCTACAGTATCTTCACCCGTGACCGACAGGCGATGGGTTATTTCTACTGGTAATCTACTGAGGTTTGGACGCACGTCGTTGACGGCAAGCAAAACGTTGAAGCTTACGACACAACAAAACAGAGAGAATGGATAGATGTTGGTGAACTCACTATTTAGTCTTTTGTGTCGTCCCTTTGCTCAATccccctttcttttttcttggcCGGTAAACTTCCAGAATTTTGGTCTCCTCGAAATTAGTTTTTTGTCAGATTCTCTACTTtcccttttgttttatttcacaTTTAGTTTTTGAGTGTAGTTGTGCTCACTGACCTAAGCCAGTGATAGGCatcattattatattaattgttGCTACTATACAAAATTCGAAATTCAACCAATGCGCGCGGTAACGATAACCAATGTGGTGAGTGATGAGCAAATATTTTCTTTGGTCTTCTAGTTGGCGAGTTGGCAAGCATACCTTTCAAGGTGTATTTTTATTCCATTTGGACCAAGAATTTCCAGACCATTACTCATTGCTCTTCTGAATTCTGAACCAGTTGTGGATTGTGCTCGTTTGGAATTCGTTGGCACTGGCACCGTATGAAGACTTGCCACCTAACTCCATATGTCAATGTTTCAACTCACCGCTGCTTACCTTTTGTAATTTCCCAGGATTCTAAAGTTGTTTTTGGTTTGTAGCTTCCCACAGACGCATaaattcccctacaattctgtCACAATATTCTTGGTATAGAAATAAAATCACAAATTTGTCCAATTTGGTAGGTCAAATTAGCTTGTTATATGGTACGGATTCTACTTATAACAAGAAATTTTGATCCGTAATTCAAATCTGTTTGTGGAAAGGGGTTCTCCGCTCACCTTTTTATTCAAGAGTTTAGATCAAATATGAAGTAGATTATTTGGCTCATTTCTTTGAGTTGGAGCGTCATTTGTAAGACGTctttcacaaaaaacaaaaaaaaacaaaatcttttATGGCTTTTGACGAGTTATTTGTGCATGTTACAAACCATGATTTGTACAAATGGGTGACTCTTTTCATGGCAGAGCCAAGCAATGTCCAGTTGTCCATAGCTAATTGAGACTTTAAAGTTTGACATCAACCAATCGAAAATTAGATAAAAATTCGATTCTGATCATCTTCAAGTCTAGTCCACCTGGCCGTTCAAGACTGAGTAGACGGGAACAAAACAGCAATTGGTTAAGTGCTCTTAACCGTATAGGTTACAGTTTTGTATGCGCTCTTATACATTTTAAATATACGTAGTTGGGCTGGGCTACCCCGCACAAGTTATGTGCAGATTCAGAAACAACTAATTTTGGATCGATATTTTGTGGCCTTTGGCCTTCCGACCCTTTTGCAGTCTTCTTTCCCTTCAATCTTAAGGCGGGCGGAATCAAAAGACTAAGGGTAAAGTTAACTGTAACAAAAAATTTCCCCGGTCAACGAATATTTAATATTCAACATCTAAGTTCCTCCAAACTTAGTCCAAATTTGCTGTATCTGAGTCCATCGGATTACATCCTCCAAATGAATCTTCCAAGTCTTCAACTAACCCTCGTGTAGTTTAAACAAAGCCATGCACTTTCCCACTC includes:
- the LOC126632932 gene encoding F-box protein GID2-like, with protein sequence MKRASSGDDSMAATESLADVKMKRVKVEEEEVEVEVADCVDMDELKGAGFSNLDDNLIFEVFKHVDARTLGMASCVSKQWHKTAEDERLWELICTRHWANTGCGSQQLRSVVLALGGFRRLHAHYIWRLSKASSSSSSVPSFSSAASSSDSPWAAAPVKPMLNPKPPSARWGKDEVNLSLSLFSIRFYERMNYANRGR